The Chryseobacterium sp. 52 genome includes a region encoding these proteins:
- a CDS encoding outer membrane beta-barrel family protein — protein MKPKYIFIISLFSTILSAQVQKDSLQHVAQINLLVKKKLIERKADRLIFNVEASIASQGMDASETLANVPMLKVDENMGSISITGKSTVNVMVNGRMLNLSGNALLNYLKSIRSENISKIEVITTPPSKYEAQGNSGLINIILKKNPNLGFSGNINTNLIQRTYSGFSSNGSINYQTEKFSSSLRLSYYDSAKRTDENYTIIGASQNYSNSIRRDMWNELTPTLNLSYKISKNSEIGMEYIYAHQKSGMNIVNTTKNITSDLQEENLLTHTFHREKLPTHTLSAYYDLKLDSLGKKLSIAGNFYKNNSDTEVNFSTLKSSDNSTQDVKTTSLISPQIFSAQADLELPFSFGTIETGVKFNQFKNSSDIKYFNLAAGQYIPDLSRANLFRYQEENYAAYFSYAKSFGEHWETKAGIRYENTNAESATPSSNTKNKYHYGQWFPSAYVSYKEDKNVFSFSYSRRINRPSMGNLNPFRWYSNPYSYSSGNPLLTPAYINNWELGYTFNNKFSTSIYYLRMKNAFGQISTIDEISQVSNYLNYYNNNSWGINASYTDTFFKFWETSIAMNATLQNSTVFNIDAKTQKGSSFGYSINNTFTLNQKKTLALYLNYTHSLPYKNVNSYFQAFPELTSGLKLSLMEKKLQINATVTNIFAQRYKGTLYFTDNTQYMDNYWDGRSFRLSVNYTFGSNKKKISKKNINFEEKGRAE, from the coding sequence ATGAAACCGAAATATATTTTTATCATCAGCCTTTTTTCAACCATTCTGTCTGCACAGGTTCAGAAAGACAGCCTTCAGCATGTAGCGCAGATCAATCTTTTGGTCAAGAAAAAACTTATTGAAAGAAAAGCAGACCGCCTGATCTTCAATGTAGAGGCTTCTATAGCTTCACAAGGTATGGATGCTTCAGAAACACTGGCCAACGTTCCCATGCTGAAAGTAGATGAAAACATGGGCTCTATTTCTATTACCGGAAAAAGTACGGTGAATGTAATGGTCAACGGAAGAATGCTGAATCTTTCAGGAAATGCTCTGTTAAATTATCTGAAATCTATCCGTTCAGAAAATATCTCAAAAATAGAAGTCATCACTACACCCCCTTCCAAATACGAAGCTCAGGGAAACAGCGGATTGATTAATATTATTCTGAAGAAAAACCCAAATCTAGGCTTCAGTGGAAATATCAATACCAATCTTATCCAACGGACGTATTCGGGTTTCAGCTCTAACGGCTCAATTAATTATCAGACAGAAAAATTCAGCAGCAGCCTGAGACTGTCGTATTATGATTCAGCTAAACGTACAGATGAGAATTATACGATTATCGGAGCTTCTCAAAACTACAGCAATTCGATACGAAGAGATATGTGGAATGAATTGACTCCTACTCTTAATCTTTCATATAAAATCAGCAAAAATTCGGAGATTGGAATGGAATACATCTATGCCCATCAGAAATCCGGAATGAATATCGTTAACACAACAAAAAATATAACCTCAGATCTTCAGGAAGAAAACCTTCTTACCCACACTTTTCACCGTGAAAAACTTCCAACCCACACTTTAAGTGCCTATTATGATCTCAAACTGGATTCACTGGGAAAGAAACTGAGTATTGCAGGAAATTTTTACAAAAACAATTCTGATACTGAGGTTAATTTTTCTACCCTGAAATCTTCGGACAACTCCACTCAGGATGTAAAAACCACTTCTCTGATCTCGCCTCAGATTTTTTCTGCCCAGGCAGATCTGGAACTTCCTTTCTCTTTCGGTACCATTGAAACCGGAGTTAAATTTAATCAGTTTAAAAACAGTTCGGATATTAAATATTTTAATCTGGCTGCAGGGCAGTATATTCCGGATCTTTCAAGAGCTAATCTGTTCCGGTATCAGGAAGAAAATTATGCAGCTTACTTCAGTTATGCAAAGTCTTTCGGAGAACACTGGGAGACCAAAGCGGGAATTCGCTACGAAAACACCAACGCAGAAAGTGCTACACCTTCATCCAATACAAAGAACAAGTACCATTACGGACAGTGGTTCCCTTCTGCTTATGTTTCCTATAAAGAGGATAAAAATGTATTCAGCTTTTCCTATTCCAGAAGGATCAACCGTCCAAGTATGGGTAATCTCAATCCCTTCCGATGGTATTCAAACCCATATTCTTATTCTTCAGGAAATCCCCTGCTTACGCCAGCCTATATTAACAATTGGGAATTAGGATATACGTTCAACAACAAGTTTTCTACCAGTATCTATTACCTTAGAATGAAAAATGCTTTCGGCCAGATTTCTACTATAGACGAAATTTCCCAGGTTTCCAACTACCTGAACTATTACAACAATAATTCATGGGGGATTAATGCTTCTTATACGGACACTTTTTTCAAATTCTGGGAAACGAGTATAGCCATGAATGCGACTCTTCAGAACTCGACCGTTTTTAATATTGATGCAAAAACACAGAAAGGAAGTTCATTCGGTTATTCTATCAACAACACTTTTACTTTAAATCAAAAGAAAACACTTGCCCTGTACCTGAATTATACCCACAGCCTTCCGTACAAAAATGTAAACTCCTATTTTCAGGCCTTCCCGGAACTCACTTCAGGATTAAAACTTTCTCTTATGGAAAAGAAACTACAGATCAATGCAACAGTAACCAATATTTTCGCACAAAGATATAAAGGAACCCTTTACTTTACAGATAACACTCAATATATGGACAATTACTGGGATGGCAGAAGCTTCCGTTTAAGCGTTAATTATACTTTTGGAAGCAACAAAAAGAAAATCAGTAAGAAAAACATCAATTTCGAAGAAAAAGGAAGAGCAGAATAA
- a CDS encoding aconitate hydratase, translated as MTFDIDMIKKVYERYPERIAAARQIVGKPLTLSEKILYTHLWEGNATSAHERGNSYVDFAPDRVAMQDATAQMALLQFMQAGKTKVAVPSTAHADHLIQARVGAESDLQEGINKNSEVFNFLSSVCDKYGIGFWKPGAGIIHQVVLENYAFPGGMMIGTDSHTVNAGGLGMVAIGVGGADAVDVMAGMAWELKMPKLIGIKLTGKMSGWTSAKDVILKVAGILTVKGGTGCIVEYFGEGAESLSATGKGTICNMGAEIGATTSTFGYDDSMRRYLAATGRQDVVDAADKIAEHLTGDAEVYANPEQYFDQVIEINLSELAPHLNGPFTPDLATPVSEFKAKAEANGWPIEVEWALIGSCTNSSYEDLSRAASIVEDAVAKGVKPKAILGINPGSEQVKFTAERDGFLDSFRKFENTRIFTNACGPCIGQWDREGADKGEKNSIIHSFNRNFAKRADGNPNTHAFVASPEMVAAVAISGRLDFNPITDTLTNEAGEQVKLNEPNGSELPAKGFAVDDNGYQAPSADGSSVVVNVSPTSDRLQLLEEFPAWDGKNITGAKVLIKAFGKCTTDHISMAGPWLKYRGHLDNISNNMLIGAVNAYNMETNHVKNELTGEFGEVPAVQRAYKAAGVPTIVVGDQNYGEGSSREHAAMEPRHLGVKAVLVKSFARIHETNLKKQGMLGITFANEADYDKIQEDDTVNFLDLDQFAPGKQLTLEFVHADGTKDTVMANHTYNDQQIDWFKAGSALNLIKRQEN; from the coding sequence ATGACTTTTGATATTGATATGATCAAAAAAGTGTACGAGCGTTACCCTGAAAGAATTGCTGCAGCAAGACAAATCGTGGGAAAACCTCTTACCCTTTCAGAAAAAATCCTTTACACCCATCTTTGGGAAGGGAATGCTACATCAGCCCATGAAAGAGGAAACTCTTACGTAGACTTCGCACCGGACAGAGTAGCTATGCAGGATGCAACGGCACAGATGGCGCTTTTACAATTCATGCAGGCAGGAAAAACAAAAGTAGCTGTTCCTTCAACTGCTCACGCCGATCACCTGATCCAGGCAAGAGTAGGTGCGGAATCAGATTTACAGGAAGGTATTAATAAGAACTCTGAGGTTTTCAACTTCCTGAGTTCTGTTTGTGATAAATACGGAATCGGCTTCTGGAAGCCGGGTGCAGGTATTATTCACCAGGTTGTCCTGGAAAATTATGCTTTCCCCGGAGGTATGATGATTGGTACTGACTCTCACACGGTAAATGCAGGTGGTTTAGGAATGGTAGCTATTGGTGTAGGTGGTGCTGATGCGGTAGACGTAATGGCCGGAATGGCCTGGGAACTTAAAATGCCAAAACTTATCGGGATAAAATTAACCGGTAAAATGAGCGGCTGGACTTCTGCAAAAGATGTAATTCTAAAAGTAGCCGGAATCCTTACCGTAAAAGGAGGAACCGGATGTATCGTAGAATATTTCGGAGAAGGAGCAGAATCTCTTTCAGCAACAGGTAAAGGAACCATCTGTAACATGGGTGCTGAAATTGGAGCAACAACTTCTACTTTCGGATATGATGATTCCATGAGAAGATATTTAGCCGCAACAGGAAGACAGGATGTAGTAGACGCTGCTGACAAAATCGCAGAACACTTAACAGGGGATGCTGAAGTGTATGCCAACCCTGAGCAATATTTTGATCAGGTTATCGAAATCAACCTTTCTGAACTGGCTCCACATCTGAACGGACCTTTCACTCCAGATTTAGCAACTCCTGTTTCTGAATTCAAAGCTAAAGCTGAAGCAAACGGATGGCCAATAGAAGTAGAATGGGCATTGATCGGATCTTGTACGAATTCTTCTTATGAAGATTTATCAAGGGCAGCTTCTATTGTAGAAGATGCGGTTGCAAAAGGGGTTAAGCCTAAAGCTATTTTAGGAATTAATCCTGGCTCTGAGCAGGTGAAATTCACAGCAGAAAGAGACGGTTTCTTAGATTCTTTCAGAAAATTTGAAAACACTAGAATATTTACCAATGCCTGTGGACCTTGTATAGGACAATGGGACAGAGAAGGGGCTGATAAAGGGGAGAAAAACTCTATTATTCACTCTTTCAACAGAAACTTTGCAAAAAGAGCTGACGGTAACCCGAATACACATGCTTTTGTAGCTTCTCCTGAAATGGTAGCTGCAGTAGCGATCTCAGGAAGATTAGATTTCAACCCTATTACCGATACATTAACCAACGAAGCTGGTGAGCAGGTAAAACTGAATGAGCCTAACGGTTCTGAATTACCGGCTAAGGGATTTGCTGTAGATGATAACGGTTATCAGGCTCCATCTGCAGACGGTTCTTCCGTTGTAGTGAATGTAAGTCCTACTTCAGACAGACTTCAGTTGTTGGAAGAATTCCCGGCATGGGATGGTAAAAATATTACGGGAGCTAAGGTTTTAATTAAAGCTTTTGGAAAATGTACGACTGACCATATTTCTATGGCCGGACCATGGCTGAAATACAGAGGACACCTTGATAATATTTCCAACAACATGCTGATTGGAGCTGTGAATGCTTATAACATGGAGACTAACCATGTTAAAAACGAGCTGACAGGTGAGTTTGGTGAAGTTCCTGCTGTACAGAGAGCTTATAAAGCTGCCGGAGTTCCTACTATTGTTGTAGGAGACCAGAACTACGGTGAAGGTTCTTCAAGAGAGCATGCTGCCATGGAACCAAGACATCTTGGAGTAAAAGCGGTGTTGGTAAAATCATTTGCGAGAATTCACGAAACAAACCTTAAAAAACAAGGGATGCTGGGAATCACTTTTGCTAATGAAGCTGATTATGACAAAATTCAGGAAGATGACACGGTCAACTTCTTAGATCTTGATCAGTTTGCTCCCGGAAAGCAGTTGACTTTAGAGTTTGTTCATGCTGACGGAACTAAAGACACCGTTATGGCGAACCATACCTATAACGATCAGCAGATTGACTGGTTTAAGGCTGGTTCTGCTTTGAACCTCATCAAGAGACAGGAAAATTAA
- a CDS encoding WG repeat-containing protein → MKKAPIKNVTKTLVKKVPAEAQPNPDLVIINQDLPVLIPKKENGKFGYVNQKGKFIIKPEYHIAVFFYEDCNLLNSPNEKVRKFGTKEYATVEKDMISYRVNRTGKRVYQFKDSDLGKCKFEEYKQQLYQAYVLNGFYGVIEKAKFVNAADYRDYQIYPQYQYLYIMEGDNTADPMIVVSHNDRFGVIDVNNKVIIPFEYSNIKRNFSWKLGKMFEVTKDGQNYYYIDVRNKTY, encoded by the coding sequence TTGAAAAAAGCACCCATTAAAAATGTCACGAAAACCTTAGTAAAGAAAGTGCCCGCAGAGGCTCAACCGAATCCGGATCTTGTGATCATTAACCAGGATCTTCCCGTTCTGATTCCCAAAAAGGAAAATGGGAAATTCGGATATGTCAATCAGAAAGGAAAATTTATCATCAAACCTGAGTATCATATTGCGGTCTTTTTTTATGAAGATTGTAACCTTTTGAATTCTCCCAACGAAAAAGTAAGAAAATTCGGAACTAAAGAATATGCAACGGTAGAAAAGGATATGATCTCTTACCGCGTAAACAGAACCGGAAAAAGAGTCTATCAGTTTAAAGATTCAGATCTTGGAAAATGTAAGTTTGAGGAGTATAAACAACAGCTTTATCAGGCATATGTTTTAAATGGTTTTTATGGAGTTATTGAGAAAGCAAAATTCGTTAATGCTGCAGACTACAGGGATTATCAGATCTATCCGCAATATCAGTATTTATATATTATGGAAGGCGACAATACCGCAGATCCAATGATCGTTGTTTCCCATAATGACAGATTTGGTGTGATTGATGTAAATAATAAGGTAATTATTCCCTTTGAATATTCGAATATAAAAAGAAATTTCAGCTGGAAATTAGGAAAAATGTTTGAAGTAACAAAAGACGGTCAGAACTACTATTATATTGATGTAAGGAATAAGACGTATTAA
- a CDS encoding bifunctional aconitate hydratase 2/2-methylisocitrate dehydratase, whose protein sequence is MNIYQDYIQEIEERKNQGLNPKPIDGAELLSEIIAQIKDSGNINRADSLTFFIYNTLPGTTSAAGVKAKFLKEIILGESVIEEISPAYAFELLSHMKGGPSIEVLLDLALGNNISIAKEAANVLKTQVFLYEADTNRLKEAFNSGNEIAKEIIESYAKAEFFTKLPEAPEEIKVVTFIAGEGDISTDLLSPGNQAHSRSDRELHGQCMITPQAQKEIKELQAQYPDASVMLIAEKGTMGVGSSRMSGVNNVALWTGKQASPYIPFVNIAPIVGGTNGISPIFLTTVDVTGGIGLDLKNWVKKLDENGQPIRNEAGEPILEEAYSVATGTVLTINTKTKKLYNGDQELIDISKAFTPQKVEFIKAGGSYAIVFGKKLQTFAAKLLGIETPLVFAPSKEISHEGQGLTAVEKIFNRNAVGSTPGKVLHAGSDVRVEVNIVGSQDTTGLMTSQELESMAATVISPIVDGAYQSGCHTASVWDKKAQANIPKLMKFMNDFGLITARDPKGEYHAMTDVIHKVLNDITIDEWAIIIGGDSHTRMSKGVAFGADSGTVALALATGEASMPIPESVKVTFKGNMKEHMDFRDVVHATQSQMLKQFGGENVFQGRIIEVHIGTLPADQAFTFTDWTAEMKAKASINISEDNTLIESLEIAKGRIQIMINKGMDNKNQVLQGLIDKANKRIAEIQSGEKPALTPDANAKYYAEVVIDLDIIVEPMIADPDVNNDDVSKRYTHDTIRTLSYYGGEKKVDLGFVGSCMVHKGDLKIVSQMLRNIEKQKGKVEFNAPLVVAAPTYNIIDELKAEGDWELLEKYSGFEFDDNAPKGEARVEYKNMMYLERPGCNLCMGNQEKAAKGDTVLATSTRLFQGRVVEDSERKKGESLLASTPVVVLSAIIGRIPNIDEYKAAVEGIDLTKFAPPIKELVQVGH, encoded by the coding sequence ATGAATATTTATCAGGATTACATCCAAGAGATTGAAGAAAGAAAAAACCAGGGGCTAAATCCAAAGCCAATTGATGGTGCTGAATTATTAAGCGAAATTATTGCACAGATTAAAGATTCAGGTAACATAAACAGAGCAGATTCTCTTACATTTTTTATTTACAACACCCTACCAGGAACGACAAGTGCTGCCGGTGTAAAAGCTAAGTTTTTAAAAGAAATTATTCTGGGTGAATCCGTAATAGAAGAAATTTCACCAGCTTATGCCTTTGAATTGTTATCTCATATGAAAGGAGGTCCTTCCATTGAGGTATTACTGGATCTTGCTTTGGGTAATAATATTTCTATTGCCAAAGAAGCCGCAAACGTTCTTAAGACACAAGTTTTCCTTTATGAGGCGGATACCAACCGTCTAAAGGAAGCATTCAATAGCGGTAACGAAATCGCAAAAGAGATCATTGAAAGCTATGCGAAAGCTGAGTTTTTCACTAAATTACCGGAAGCTCCCGAAGAAATTAAAGTTGTTACATTCATCGCTGGTGAAGGTGATATTTCAACCGATTTACTTTCCCCGGGTAATCAGGCTCACTCAAGATCAGACCGTGAGCTTCATGGACAATGTATGATTACTCCTCAAGCTCAGAAAGAAATCAAGGAACTGCAGGCACAATATCCTGATGCAAGTGTAATGCTGATTGCTGAGAAAGGAACAATGGGTGTAGGTTCATCCAGAATGTCAGGGGTTAATAATGTAGCTCTTTGGACAGGAAAACAGGCAAGCCCATATATTCCATTTGTAAATATTGCTCCGATTGTTGGAGGAACAAACGGTATTTCTCCGATCTTCCTTACAACGGTTGACGTTACCGGAGGTATCGGTCTTGACCTTAAAAACTGGGTAAAAAAACTTGACGAGAATGGACAGCCAATTCGTAATGAAGCTGGAGAACCGATTCTTGAAGAAGCGTATTCAGTGGCTACAGGAACTGTTCTTACCATTAATACAAAGACAAAGAAATTATATAACGGCGATCAGGAACTGATTGATATTTCTAAGGCATTCACTCCTCAGAAAGTAGAATTTATAAAAGCTGGCGGATCATACGCTATTGTATTCGGTAAAAAATTACAAACATTCGCTGCGAAACTTTTAGGAATAGAAACACCTCTTGTTTTTGCTCCGTCTAAGGAAATTTCTCACGAAGGACAGGGTCTTACGGCTGTAGAAAAAATCTTCAACAGAAATGCAGTGGGTTCTACACCCGGAAAAGTACTACATGCAGGTTCTGATGTTCGTGTAGAAGTTAACATCGTTGGATCTCAGGATACCACAGGTCTTATGACTTCTCAGGAATTGGAATCTATGGCAGCAACTGTGATTTCTCCAATTGTGGACGGTGCATACCAGTCCGGATGTCACACCGCTTCAGTTTGGGATAAAAAAGCACAGGCCAACATTCCAAAATTAATGAAATTTATGAACGATTTCGGTTTGATCACAGCTCGTGACCCGAAAGGTGAATATCACGCTATGACGGATGTTATTCACAAAGTTCTTAATGATATAACAATAGACGAGTGGGCGATCATCATTGGTGGTGACTCTCATACAAGAATGTCTAAAGGAGTAGCTTTTGGAGCAGACTCAGGAACTGTTGCCCTTGCATTGGCTACCGGTGAGGCATCTATGCCAATTCCGGAATCCGTGAAGGTAACATTCAAAGGAAATATGAAAGAACACATGGATTTCCGTGATGTGGTTCATGCAACACAGTCTCAGATGCTTAAGCAATTTGGAGGAGAAAATGTATTCCAGGGTAGAATCATTGAGGTTCACATCGGAACACTTCCTGCTGACCAGGCATTTACATTTACAGACTGGACGGCAGAAATGAAGGCAAAAGCTTCTATCAATATTTCGGAAGACAATACTTTGATTGAATCATTGGAAATTGCAAAAGGCAGAATCCAGATCATGATCAATAAAGGTATGGATAACAAAAATCAGGTTCTTCAGGGACTGATTGATAAGGCTAATAAGAGAATTGCAGAAATTCAGTCAGGGGAGAAACCAGCTTTAACTCCGGATGCTAATGCTAAATATTATGCTGAAGTCGTTATTGACCTTGATATCATTGTAGAACCCATGATTGCTGACCCTGATGTAAACAATGATGATGTTTCTAAAAGATATACTCACGATACAATCAGAACACTTTCTTACTATGGAGGCGAGAAAAAGGTAGATCTTGGTTTTGTAGGATCTTGTATGGTTCACAAAGGCGATTTGAAAATTGTGTCTCAAATGCTTAGAAACATTGAAAAACAAAAAGGTAAGGTAGAATTTAATGCTCCGCTTGTCGTGGCAGCTCCTACTTATAATATCATTGATGAGCTGAAAGCAGAAGGAGACTGGGAATTATTAGAAAAATATTCCGGATTCGAATTTGATGATAATGCTCCTAAAGGCGAAGCTCGTGTTGAGTACAAAAACATGATGTACCTTGAGCGTCCCGGATGTAACCTTTGTATGGGTAATCAGGAAAAAGCCGCTAAAGGAGATACGGTACTGGCAACCTCTACCCGTCTTTTCCAGGGAAGAGTTGTTGAGGATTCCGAACGTAAAAAAGGAGAATCTTTACTGGCTTCAACTCCGGTTGTTGTACTTTCTGCGATCATTGGAAGAATTCCTAATATCGATGAATACAAAGCTGCCGTTGAAGGTATTGACCTGACTAAATTCGCTCCACCTATTAAGGAGTTGGTGCAGGTTGGTCATTAA
- a CDS encoding sensor histidine kinase: MKQKQILFLHFFYWLLILFNGFLRVLIYETKSFSILDVTIFLANFLGFYVNYFFVVPKFFDPKRFYMMIIGFFVGVFVFVLFRYSLEEILLPAVTGFRNYAEGTTFLYYFYDNIYYSSLTVFVSTNLWFFKYYFKIEAERTKLIEERKHAQLQALKTQINPHFIFNSLNNIYSLVYQNSDKALPAIEKLSELLRYSTKDLEKDVISLDKEIGYIESLIGLEKLRIKNPELLVIEKNINHPKIDISPMLLVPFVENAFKHGDFRNKGFVLKVSDDNKVLHFYLHNFKNNKMKDTASGIGIENVKKRMEILYPNKHELYIKDMESEFIVDLRIIFPYEND; this comes from the coding sequence ATGAAGCAAAAACAAATTCTTTTTCTGCATTTTTTTTATTGGCTGCTGATCCTTTTCAATGGCTTTTTAAGGGTACTGATATACGAAACGAAAAGCTTTAGTATATTGGATGTTACCATTTTTCTGGCCAATTTCCTTGGTTTTTATGTCAATTATTTCTTTGTGGTCCCGAAGTTTTTTGATCCCAAAAGATTTTACATGATGATCATCGGTTTTTTTGTAGGAGTATTTGTTTTTGTTCTCTTCAGATATTCTCTGGAAGAAATATTGCTTCCTGCGGTGACTGGTTTCAGAAACTATGCAGAAGGAACTACTTTCCTGTATTATTTTTATGATAACATCTATTATTCAAGCTTAACGGTTTTTGTAAGTACCAATCTGTGGTTCTTTAAATATTATTTTAAAATTGAAGCAGAGCGTACAAAATTGATTGAAGAAAGAAAACATGCACAGCTTCAGGCTTTAAAAACACAGATCAATCCGCATTTTATTTTTAATTCTTTAAATAATATCTATTCCCTGGTCTATCAAAATTCAGATAAGGCATTACCGGCGATAGAAAAACTGAGTGAGCTGCTGAGGTACAGTACCAAAGATCTGGAGAAAGATGTGATCAGTCTCGATAAGGAAATAGGGTATATTGAAAGTTTAATAGGGCTTGAGAAACTTAGAATCAAGAATCCTGAATTATTGGTGATTGAAAAGAATATTAATCATCCCAAAATTGATATTTCTCCTATGTTGCTGGTTCCTTTTGTGGAAAATGCTTTTAAACATGGTGATTTCAGGAATAAAGGTTTTGTTTTGAAGGTGTCAGATGATAATAAGGTTCTCCATTTTTATCTTCATAATTTTAAGAATAACAAAATGAAAGATACGGCATCCGGAATCGGAATTGAAAACGTGAAGAAGAGAATGGAAATTTTATACCCCAATAAACATGAACTCTATATAAAAGATATGGAATCTGAATTTATTGTAGATTTAAGAATAATTTTCCCGTATGAGAACGATTAA
- a CDS encoding LytR/AlgR family response regulator transcription factor produces the protein MRTIKCIIVDDEPLAISLLENYVRKIPFLELVFSAENPILALEYIQTHEADLIFLDIQMPELTGINFMKIVGEKKKYILTTAYSEYALEGYEHNIIDYLLKPVSFERFYKSAVKAQDRFSFPESTGESYFFVKSSGQQHRINFGDILYIESIKDYVNIRTTNEEYIVLDTLKSLENQLSEQFVRVHKSFIVNLDKAKNIGGKKITLTSEQEIPIGESYRSNLLNKIR, from the coding sequence ATGAGAACGATTAAGTGTATTATTGTTGACGATGAGCCACTGGCGATTTCGCTGCTGGAAAACTATGTCCGCAAAATTCCTTTCTTAGAGCTTGTTTTTTCTGCTGAAAACCCTATTCTGGCCTTGGAATATATACAGACTCATGAGGCAGACCTTATTTTTCTGGATATTCAGATGCCGGAGCTTACGGGAATCAATTTTATGAAGATTGTTGGGGAAAAGAAGAAATACATTCTGACAACAGCCTATTCGGAATATGCATTGGAAGGGTATGAGCATAATATTATAGATTATTTGCTGAAACCCGTTTCTTTTGAACGCTTTTATAAAAGTGCCGTAAAAGCACAGGACCGTTTTTCATTCCCTGAAAGTACAGGAGAATCCTATTTCTTCGTTAAATCTTCCGGACAGCAGCACCGCATTAATTTTGGGGACATTCTTTATATTGAAAGTATTAAAGACTACGTGAATATCAGAACCACAAATGAGGAATACATCGTACTGGATACTCTTAAATCCTTAGAAAATCAGCTTTCCGAACAATTTGTGCGTGTCCATAAATCATTTATCGTTAATCTGGACAAGGCCAAAAATATAGGGGGCAAAAAAATTACCCTGACTTCAGAACAGGAGATTCCTATTGGAGAAAGCTACAGAAGCAATCTTCTGAATAAAATAAGATAA